A single region of the Labeo rohita strain BAU-BD-2019 chromosome 3, IGBB_LRoh.1.0, whole genome shotgun sequence genome encodes:
- the LOC127161358 gene encoding gastrula zinc finger protein XlCGF57.1: MRVHTGEKPFTCDQCGKSFAQSANLKKHMRIHTGEKPHTCDQCGKSFTEKIHLKAHMRIHTGEKPFTCEKCRKSFTQKAHLKQHMMIHTGEKPYPCDKCEKSFTDSSHLKSHMRIHTGEKPFMCDQCEKRFSNKQHLEHHMAVHTGVKPFMCDQCGKSFVNSSKRERHMKIHTGEKPFTCDQCGNSFKEKIDFNRHMRIHTGEKPYACDQCGKSFTDSAYLKIHMRIHTGEKPFVCDQCEKRFSLKNRLRIHMRIHTGEKPFMCEQCEKRFTIKKRLKEHMRIHTGEKPFMCDQCEKTFVFSSNLKKHLTVHTKEKPHLCECGKSFSLPQSLKVHQKIHTGVRDYMCFECDKTFISVTHLKQHQRIHTGEKPYKCSHCDKRFSLSKTLKAHEKIHSR; this comes from the coding sequence atgagagttcacactggagagaaaccattCACGTGTGATCAATGCGGGAAGAGCTTCGCACAATCAGCAAACCTTAAAaaacacatgagaattcacaccggagagaagccACACACATGCGATCAATGTGGGAAGAGCTTCacagaaaaaatacatcttaaagcACACATGagaatccacactggagagaaaccgttcACCTGTGAGAAGTGCCGGAAGAGTTTCACACAGAAAGCACATCTCAAGCAGCACATGatgatccacactggagagaaaccataCCCATGTGATAAATGTGAGAAGAGTTTCACAGATTCATCACACCTTAAGAGTCACATGAGGATCCACACCGGAGAGAAGCCGTTCATGTGTGATCAGTGTGAAAAGAGATTCTCAAACAAACAACATCTTGAGCATCACATGGCAGTTCATACTGGAGTGAAGCCGTTCAtgtgtgatcagtgtggaaagagttttgtGAACTCTTCAAAACGTGAAAGACACATGaaaatccacactggagagaagccgttcACATGTGATCAGTGCGGAAAtagctttaaagaaaaaatagacTTTAATAGACAcatgaggatccacactggagagaagccttacgCATGCGAtcaatgtggaaagagtttcacagATTCAGCGTACCTTAAGATTCACATGAGGATCCACACCGGAGAAAAGCCGTTTGTGTGTGATCAGTGTGAAAAGAGATTCTCACTTAAAAATAGACTTAGGATTCACATGagaatccacactggagagaagccattCATGTGTGAACAGTGTGAAAAGAGATTCACAATCAAAAAAAGGCTTAAAGAGCACATGAGAATCCACACCGGAGAGAAGCCGTTTATGTGTGATCAGTGTGAAAAAACATTTGTCTTTTCATCAAACCTGAAGAAACACCTGACAGTTCATACGAAGGAGAAGCCACATTTATGTgaatgtggaaagagtttttcaCTGCCCCAAAGTTTAAAAGTACATCAGAAAATTCATACTGGTGTGAGAGATTATATGTGCTTTGAGTGTGACAAGACTTTTATTTCAGTGACCCATTTAAAACAGCACCAgaggattcacactggagaaaaaccttacaagtgttcacactgtgacaagagattcagtcTGTCAAAAACTCTGAAAGCACATGAGAAGATCCACAGCAGATAG